In a single window of the Rhodothermales bacterium genome:
- a CDS encoding glycosyltransferase produces MSKPQHIVLVGPLYPYRGGIAHFTQSLGRSLEARGHRVSAVTFSRQYPERLFPGRTQYETTPAEDALDAPRLIDTIGPRSWLRTARHLRALAPDAVVFQYWMPFFAPALGTIGRRLGDGAKRLAVVHNALPHERRPGDRALSRYFLRSCDGLLVLSDSVRRDAERLAPGVPVRQAAHPTYDFFGEAVPRVEARALLGLPAEAPVLLFFGFVRRYKGLHVLLDAMPGILERLPDACLVVAGEFYDDAAPYREQVRRLGLDAAVRFEDEYVPSEQVAPYFGAADLVVQPYLSATQSGVAQVAFHFERPVLTTDVGGLAESVPHERAGLVVPPEDAGALAAAAVRFFEEDMAASLAEGVRAVRAATDWRHVCEALEGLAEGV; encoded by the coding sequence GTGTCGAAGCCTCAACACATCGTCCTTGTCGGCCCGCTCTATCCGTATCGGGGCGGGATCGCGCACTTCACGCAGTCGCTCGGGCGGAGCCTGGAGGCGCGCGGCCACCGCGTCAGCGCCGTCACGTTCTCCCGGCAGTACCCGGAGCGGCTCTTCCCCGGCCGCACGCAGTACGAGACGACGCCGGCGGAGGACGCGCTCGACGCCCCACGCTTGATCGACACGATCGGGCCGCGCTCGTGGCTACGGACGGCGCGGCACCTCCGCGCCCTCGCGCCCGACGCCGTCGTGTTCCAGTACTGGATGCCGTTCTTCGCGCCCGCGCTCGGGACGATCGGGCGGCGGCTCGGCGATGGGGCGAAGCGTCTGGCCGTCGTCCACAACGCGCTCCCGCACGAGCGCCGCCCGGGTGATCGCGCCCTCAGCCGCTACTTCCTCCGCTCCTGCGACGGGCTGCTCGTCCTCTCCGACAGCGTCCGCCGCGACGCCGAGCGGCTGGCGCCGGGCGTGCCGGTCCGGCAGGCGGCGCATCCGACGTACGACTTCTTCGGCGAGGCCGTCCCGCGCGTTGAGGCTCGCGCCCTGCTCGGCCTCCCGGCCGAGGCGCCCGTCCTGCTTTTCTTCGGGTTCGTCCGCCGCTACAAAGGGCTCCACGTCCTGCTCGACGCCATGCCGGGCATCCTCGAACGCCTGCCCGACGCCTGCCTCGTCGTGGCCGGCGAGTTCTACGACGACGCGGCGCCGTACCGCGAGCAGGTCCGCCGGCTCGGGCTCGACGCCGCCGTCCGGTTCGAAGACGAGTACGTCCCGAGCGAGCAGGTGGCGCCCTACTTCGGCGCGGCGGACCTCGTGGTGCAGCCGTACCTTTCGGCCACGCAGAGCGGCGTCGCTCAGGTCGCGTTCCACTTCGAGCGCCCCGTCCTCACGACGGACGTCGGCGGCCTCGCCGAGTCGGTGCCGCACGAGCGGGCCGGGCTCGTCGTCCCGCCCGAGGACGCTGGGGCGCTCGCCGCCGCCGCTGTGCGGTTCTTCGAGGAGGACATGGCCGCGTCCCTCGCTGAGGGCGTCCGCGCCGTGCGCGCTGCGACCGACTGGCGCCACGTCTGCGAAGCGCTCGAAGGGCTGGCCGAGGGCGTGTGA
- a CDS encoding S24 family peptidase: protein MPPVRLTERQNRVFEHIRAYFREHSKPPTLKEIGDALSIRSTNGVSKHLHALEQKGYIRRIPNEARGIALVDTGDDPFAFDAEVPSLLLVSRTDSAQPTKLRNRPKGALYTDPLFLGRADEDACLLGRAGDDGMSDVGIFKGDYLVIEEQKWRRLPDGVVVAALVGEALLARTFSFLNGRLHLQPANKSYSKEAYPPRDPACHVIGPVLSVMRKL from the coding sequence ATGCCCCCAGTCCGTCTTACCGAGCGCCAGAACCGCGTCTTCGAACACATCCGCGCCTACTTTCGCGAGCACAGCAAGCCCCCCACGTTGAAGGAGATCGGCGACGCCCTCTCGATCCGCTCGACGAACGGGGTCTCGAAGCACCTCCACGCGCTCGAACAGAAGGGATACATCCGCCGCATCCCGAACGAAGCCCGCGGCATCGCCCTCGTCGATACCGGCGACGACCCGTTCGCCTTCGACGCCGAGGTGCCGAGCCTCCTCCTCGTCAGCCGCACCGACAGCGCGCAGCCGACGAAGCTCCGTAACCGGCCGAAGGGCGCACTTTACACCGACCCCCTCTTTCTCGGCCGCGCCGACGAGGACGCCTGCCTCCTCGGCCGCGCCGGCGACGACGGGATGAGCGACGTGGGCATCTTCAAAGGCGACTACCTCGTGATCGAAGAGCAGAAGTGGCGCCGGCTCCCCGACGGTGTCGTCGTCGCTGCGCTCGTCGGCGAGGCGCTCCTCGCCCGCACGTTCAGCTTCCTCAACGGTCGCCTCCACTTGCAGCCGGCGAACAAGTCGTACTCGAAGGAGGCGTACCCGCCGCGCGACCCGGCGTGCCACGTCATCGGCCCCGTGCTCAGCGTGATGCGGAAGCTCTGA
- a CDS encoding class I SAM-dependent methyltransferase — MDYDPVKDRLGGLFTRSPRMNKVFYRLLDTVFLRAWYVQREVEALIETMPTDRPIRVLDAGTGFGQYAYFLLDTFPRVEVTAVDVKAEYLARARTFFDQTPHAARITFRQLDLTEPMAEEGVYDLALSVDVMEHIEDDRAVFRNFHRVLRPGGYAVVNTPSDAGGSGVTDEGDESFIGEHVRDGYPPDELQEKLETAGLEVADWMYTYGRYGSAAWRLLVKWPIQLLNRSLAFGAVLPFYYLPALPAGLALNKLDLRDKNPTGTGLLMVARKPAEGRIGDARPDQQAR, encoded by the coding sequence ATGGATTACGACCCCGTAAAAGACCGTCTCGGCGGCCTGTTCACCCGCTCGCCCCGGATGAACAAGGTCTTCTACCGGCTGCTCGATACCGTCTTCCTGCGCGCGTGGTACGTCCAGCGCGAGGTCGAAGCCCTCATCGAGACGATGCCGACGGACCGGCCGATCCGCGTGCTCGACGCCGGGACCGGCTTCGGGCAGTACGCCTACTTCCTCCTCGACACGTTCCCCCGCGTCGAGGTCACGGCCGTGGACGTGAAGGCGGAGTACCTCGCCCGCGCCCGCACCTTCTTCGACCAGACGCCGCACGCCGCCCGCATCACCTTCCGCCAGCTCGACCTCACCGAGCCGATGGCCGAAGAGGGCGTCTACGACCTCGCGCTCTCCGTCGACGTGATGGAGCACATCGAGGACGACCGCGCCGTCTTTCGCAACTTCCACCGCGTGCTCCGGCCCGGCGGCTACGCCGTCGTCAACACGCCGAGCGACGCCGGAGGCTCGGGCGTGACGGACGAGGGCGACGAGAGCTTCATCGGCGAGCACGTCCGCGACGGCTACCCGCCGGACGAACTGCAGGAGAAGCTGGAGACGGCGGGGCTGGAGGTGGCCGATTGGATGTACACCTACGGCCGCTACGGCTCGGCGGCGTGGCGGCTCCTCGTGAAGTGGCCCATCCAACTGCTGAACCGGAGCCTCGCCTTCGGCGCCGTCCTCCCGTTCTATTACCTCCCCGCGCTTCCCGCCGGCCTCGCCCTCAACAAGCTCGACCTCCGCGACAAGAACCCGACCGGCACCGGCCTGCTCATGGTCGCCCGGAAGCCGGCCGAAGGGCGGATCGGCGACGCCCGCCCCGATCAGCAAGCGCGCTAG
- the mraZ gene encoding division/cell wall cluster transcriptional repressor MraZ — translation MARFKGRSQNSVDEKGRLAIPAKMRRVMSPEANETFTATRGIENCVVLYPLDVWEQQEEQFDRLNQFADEETRHFVRTITMWAEDVTLDKQGRIVIPAELRDFAGISDTAVVIGTVDHLEVWDPDELDAYFAEQSSTYKTAAQQVMGGRS, via the coding sequence ATGGCACGCTTCAAAGGACGCTCTCAAAACTCCGTCGACGAAAAGGGTCGCCTCGCGATCCCGGCGAAGATGCGGCGCGTCATGAGCCCCGAAGCGAACGAGACGTTCACCGCCACGCGTGGCATCGAGAACTGCGTCGTCCTCTACCCCCTCGACGTGTGGGAGCAGCAGGAGGAGCAGTTCGATCGCCTCAACCAGTTCGCCGACGAGGAGACCCGCCACTTCGTCCGCACGATCACGATGTGGGCCGAGGACGTGACGCTCGACAAGCAGGGCCGCATCGTGATCCCCGCCGAGCTCCGCGACTTCGCCGGCATCTCCGACACCGCCGTCGTCATCGGCACCGTGGACCACCTCGAAGTCTGGGACCCGGACGAGCTCGACGCCTACTTCGCCGAGCAGTCCAGCACGTACAAGACCGCCGCCCAGCAGGTGATGGGGGGGCGCTCATGA
- a CDS encoding type II toxin-antitoxin system RelE/ParE family toxin — translation MAEVRWSPQALRDLDAVGAYLERSSPQYARSLVARLYAAAGALAEFPLMGRQVPETELGHIREIVRDGYRIVYFVGGEVVEVLTVLHGRQDLGKKLRREE, via the coding sequence GTGGCTGAGGTCCGGTGGTCGCCGCAGGCGCTCCGCGATCTCGACGCGGTGGGCGCATACCTCGAACGCTCGTCGCCGCAGTACGCACGGTCGCTCGTCGCACGGCTCTACGCAGCGGCCGGTGCGCTCGCGGAGTTCCCGCTGATGGGGCGTCAGGTCCCCGAAACCGAGTTGGGCCACATCCGCGAAATCGTGCGGGACGGATATCGGATCGTGTATTTCGTCGGCGGAGAGGTCGTCGAGGTGCTAACCGTGTTGCACGGGCGGCAGGACCTCGGGAAGAAGCTGCGCCGCGAGGAATGA
- a CDS encoding dihydrofolate reductase family protein translates to MMNVALYIAVSLDGFIADKDGGVGWLDAVATESGEDYGYAEFYASVGALVMGRATYEQVRGFGDWPYPGKPSFVFSYAPPEGEHPNVTFVSGDPAEVVASLRERIDGDLWLVGGGGLVASFRAAGLIDAYILSVIPVLLGEGIPLFESAQPHTALPLVGAQSYASGVVQLRYAAG, encoded by the coding sequence ATGATGAACGTTGCCCTCTACATCGCCGTCAGTCTCGACGGGTTCATCGCAGACAAGGACGGCGGCGTGGGCTGGCTCGACGCGGTGGCGACAGAGTCCGGTGAGGACTACGGCTACGCCGAGTTCTACGCCTCCGTCGGGGCGCTCGTGATGGGACGAGCGACGTACGAGCAGGTGCGCGGCTTCGGGGACTGGCCGTATCCGGGCAAGCCTTCGTTCGTCTTTTCGTACGCGCCGCCGGAAGGGGAGCATCCCAATGTGACGTTCGTGTCGGGCGATCCGGCCGAGGTTGTGGCGTCGCTGCGGGAGCGGATCGACGGCGATCTGTGGCTCGTCGGTGGGGGTGGGCTCGTCGCGTCGTTCCGGGCGGCGGGGCTGATCGACGCATACATCCTGTCAGTGATTCCGGTGTTGCTCGGCGAGGGTATCCCGCTGTTCGAGAGTGCGCAGCCCCACACGGCGCTGCCGCTCGTCGGGGCACAGTCGTACGCGAGCGGGGTCGTCCAACTCCGGTATGCGGCGGGGTGA
- the otsB gene encoding trehalose-phosphatase has product MTRPPHPDRPLLFLDYDGTLAPIVDDPAAARPHPAIPALLARLHARYPVVVVTGRHLDDLTGFFAPAPSPIRAVGLHGTQEGRLGETPRHTLSDEAAAALAALREKVPALDGLHVEDKGPAFAVHYRAVVDEAAALHRLRAWADGVPDALEPVWGKKVVELRPVGTSKGVAVRRIAAEHPDRTPVYLGDDVTDEDAFAVLDAPAVTVKVGEGETAARYRLPDVDAVVDYLRGFLDG; this is encoded by the coding sequence ATGACCCGACCGCCCCACCCCGACCGCCCCCTCCTCTTCCTCGACTACGACGGCACGCTCGCCCCGATCGTGGACGACCCGGCGGCGGCACGCCCCCACCCCGCCATCCCCGCGTTGCTGGCCCGGCTCCACGCGCGCTACCCCGTCGTCGTCGTCACCGGCCGCCACCTCGACGACCTCACCGGGTTCTTCGCCCCTGCCCCATCGCCGATCCGCGCCGTCGGGCTGCACGGGACGCAGGAGGGGCGCCTCGGCGAAACGCCCCGCCACACCCTCTCCGACGAAGCCGCCGCCGCCCTCGCCGCGCTGCGCGAGAAGGTCCCCGCGCTCGACGGGCTCCACGTCGAGGACAAAGGCCCCGCCTTCGCCGTCCACTACCGCGCCGTCGTCGATGAGGCGGCGGCGCTGCACCGGCTGCGTGCGTGGGCCGACGGCGTGCCCGACGCGCTCGAACCGGTGTGGGGAAAGAAGGTCGTCGAGCTCCGGCCCGTGGGAACGAGCAAGGGCGTCGCCGTGCGCCGGATCGCGGCCGAGCACCCGGACCGCACGCCGGTCTACCTCGGCGACGACGTGACGGACGAGGACGCCTTCGCCGTGCTCGACGCGCCCGCCGTCACGGTGAAAGTGGGCGAGGGCGAGACGGCCGCGCGCTACCGCCTGCCCGACGTCGACGCCGTCGTGGACTACCTTCGCGGCTTCCTCGACGGCTAG
- a CDS encoding NUDIX hydrolase yields MEPRSSTDSHITEAYGNRVRVRVGGLLFDDEAAPSSVLLVEHAAMHTNANGEAPPFWIAPGGGVDFGEALPEALRREVEEETGLRVHVGPLRYVLDFIRPPLHAVSFYFHCTIDGGTLRTGADPELGERQLIRSVDYVSFERLPGLNIYPKGFAERLPADARTGFPNGITYLGTLR; encoded by the coding sequence ATGGAGCCGCGCTCCTCGACCGACTCGCACATCACCGAAGCCTACGGCAACCGCGTCCGCGTCCGCGTCGGCGGGCTGCTGTTCGACGACGAGGCGGCGCCGTCGTCCGTCCTGCTGGTCGAGCACGCGGCGATGCACACGAACGCGAATGGTGAGGCGCCGCCGTTCTGGATCGCGCCCGGCGGCGGTGTCGATTTCGGCGAGGCGCTGCCTGAGGCGCTGCGGCGAGAGGTCGAGGAAGAGACCGGGCTGCGCGTCCACGTCGGCCCGCTGCGCTACGTGCTCGACTTCATCCGCCCGCCGCTCCATGCCGTGTCGTTCTACTTCCACTGTACCATCGACGGCGGCACGCTCCGCACGGGTGCCGACCCCGAGCTCGGCGAGCGGCAGCTCATCCGTAGCGTGGACTACGTCTCGTTCGAGCGGCTACCGGGGTTGAACATCTACCCCAAAGGCTTCGCCGAGCGACTGCCCGCCGACGCGCGCACAGGCTTCCCCAATGGCATCACCTACCTCGGCACCCTGCGCTGA
- a CDS encoding lycopene cyclase domain-containing protein, producing the protein MTYLAFHFVFILPLIAVFAVLVARVRRMRDLRPDALAYIGLIAGVAFVYTIPWDNYLVYRDVWSYGPDRVLAVIGYVPVEEYAFFLLQPVLTGLWYLLVRDRLGHVAAPATGRAKSVGVAFFLALTLVGVALLIGGGHGLYMGLILAWASPVLAGMWGLAGEALWANRRAITWTVAPITLWLWIADRIAIGLGIWDITDATRSGIDLVGLPIEEATFFLMTNLLVAKGLLLLSLRQTAAPPVSA; encoded by the coding sequence ATGACCTACCTCGCGTTCCACTTCGTCTTCATCCTCCCGCTCATCGCGGTCTTCGCCGTCCTCGTGGCCCGCGTGCGCCGGATGCGTGACCTCCGCCCCGATGCGCTCGCCTACATCGGGCTGATCGCGGGCGTGGCGTTCGTCTACACGATCCCGTGGGACAACTACCTCGTCTACCGCGACGTCTGGTCGTACGGCCCCGATCGCGTGCTCGCCGTCATCGGCTACGTGCCCGTGGAGGAGTACGCGTTCTTCCTGCTCCAGCCCGTGCTGACGGGGCTGTGGTACCTCCTCGTCCGCGACCGGCTCGGCCACGTCGCGGCCCCGGCGACGGGGCGGGCGAAGAGCGTTGGCGTCGCGTTCTTCCTCGCGCTCACGCTCGTCGGGGTCGCGCTCCTCATCGGCGGCGGGCACGGGCTGTACATGGGACTCATCCTCGCGTGGGCCTCGCCCGTCCTCGCCGGGATGTGGGGACTCGCCGGCGAGGCGCTGTGGGCGAACCGCCGTGCGATCACGTGGACCGTCGCCCCGATCACGCTCTGGCTGTGGATTGCCGACCGCATCGCGATCGGGCTCGGCATCTGGGACATCACCGACGCGACGCGCTCCGGCATCGACCTCGTCGGGCTCCCCATCGAAGAGGCGACGTTCTTCCTCATGACGAACCTGCTCGTGGCAAAGGGCCTCCTGCTGCTGAGCCTGCGGCAGACCGCCGCCCCACCCGTTTCGGCGTAG
- a CDS encoding trehalose-6-phosphate synthase produces MPLPVSAGPPPWSHSDPDRDSDQPLPDSAAPVPTTDLGRLVVVANRAPVREEDGEWQPSIGGLATALLPVLEQHGGVWVSMQEDDAPEHQPYPADEPQFTIRRVPMSEDERANYYEGMANSVLWPVSHYLLQHLALERAFIEDYRRINRRFADAVLDEAEPDDTIWVQDYHLMLLPGYVREKLPDARIAHFWHIPWPAMEVFRILPWARELVRGLLGCDFIGFHVQEYVDNFRETARTLLGAELTDGGVRWEGREVRVEAHPIGIDVGYFEETARSEETARQAERLRAESTAELLLVGVDRLDYTKGIPARLQAFELFLERNPEYRGRVSLYQIATPSRTGVESYQELKREVDEVVGRINGAFSEGQWVPVHYYYRSFAQDELCAYYRAADAALITPLRDGMNLVAHEFVAANERGALVLSEMAGAAYLLSGALLVNPYDEDGLASTIKSALEMEPEEKRLRMDALKAHVADLDVHRWADRFLASFVAPSS; encoded by the coding sequence ATGCCGCTCCCCGTCTCCGCCGGCCCTCCGCCGTGGTCCCACTCCGACCCGGACCGCGATTCCGACCAGCCCCTCCCCGATTCTGCCGCGCCGGTTCCGACGACTGACCTCGGCCGCCTCGTCGTTGTCGCAAACCGGGCGCCGGTGCGGGAAGAGGACGGCGAGTGGCAGCCATCGATCGGCGGGCTCGCGACCGCGCTGCTGCCGGTGCTGGAGCAGCACGGCGGCGTGTGGGTCTCGATGCAGGAGGACGACGCGCCGGAGCACCAGCCCTACCCCGCCGACGAGCCGCAGTTCACGATTCGCCGCGTGCCGATGTCCGAGGACGAGCGCGCCAACTACTACGAGGGCATGGCGAACAGCGTGCTCTGGCCCGTCTCGCACTACCTCCTCCAGCACCTCGCCCTGGAGCGCGCCTTCATCGAGGACTACCGCCGCATCAACCGCCGCTTCGCCGACGCCGTGCTCGATGAGGCCGAGCCCGACGACACGATCTGGGTGCAGGACTACCACCTGATGCTGCTGCCGGGCTACGTGCGCGAGAAGCTCCCCGACGCGCGGATCGCCCACTTCTGGCACATCCCGTGGCCCGCGATGGAGGTCTTCCGCATCCTCCCGTGGGCGCGCGAGCTCGTCCGCGGCCTGCTCGGCTGCGACTTCATCGGCTTCCACGTGCAGGAGTACGTCGACAACTTCCGCGAGACGGCCCGGACCCTCCTCGGCGCCGAGCTGACGGACGGGGGCGTGCGGTGGGAAGGCCGCGAGGTCCGCGTCGAGGCGCATCCTATCGGCATCGACGTGGGGTACTTCGAGGAGACGGCGCGCTCGGAGGAGACGGCACGCCAGGCCGAGCGTCTCCGTGCGGAGTCCACGGCCGAGCTCCTCCTCGTCGGCGTGGACCGGCTCGATTACACGAAAGGCATCCCCGCCAGGCTCCAGGCCTTCGAGCTGTTCCTCGAACGGAATCCGGAGTACCGCGGGCGCGTCAGCCTCTACCAGATCGCCACCCCGAGCCGGACGGGCGTCGAGTCGTACCAGGAGCTCAAGCGCGAGGTGGACGAGGTCGTCGGCCGGATCAACGGAGCGTTCTCCGAGGGGCAGTGGGTGCCGGTCCACTACTACTACCGCTCGTTCGCGCAGGACGAGCTGTGCGCGTACTACCGCGCCGCCGACGCCGCCCTCATCACCCCGCTGCGCGACGGGATGAACCTCGTCGCCCACGAGTTCGTCGCCGCGAACGAGCGGGGTGCCCTTGTCCTCTCCGAGATGGCGGGCGCGGCCTACCTCCTCTCCGGCGCCCTCCTCGTGAACCCGTACGACGAGGACGGCCTCGCCTCGACCATCAAGTCCGCACTCGAGATGGAGCCCGAGGAGAAGCGGCTACGGATGGACGCGCTCAAAGCGCACGTCGCCGACCTCGACGTCCACCGCTGGGCCGACCGATTTCTCGCCTCGTTCGTCGCCCCGTCGTCATGA
- a CDS encoding ABC transporter ATP-binding protein, with product MPPKFAIAAASPEPLVVERVTKRYGQGTPVLDGLSATFEPGTITGLVGPNGSGKTTLLRLLTALSYPTSGAVRYGDLDVHVHPHRYLQHVGVVHDRTGLPEYLSAEELLEWVLRAREQWDGAGPERIAALLDAVRLDERRANLIGTYSSGMRRKAQWAAALVAAPAVLLMDEPFRGLDTASSAAALDLLRGFKAAGGIVVVSSHQHDALDALVDRTLDLG from the coding sequence ATGCCGCCGAAGTTCGCTATCGCCGCCGCTTCGCCTGAGCCGCTCGTAGTCGAGCGTGTCACGAAGCGCTACGGGCAGGGCACGCCCGTGCTCGACGGGCTTTCCGCCACGTTCGAGCCGGGCACCATCACTGGCCTCGTCGGGCCGAACGGGTCGGGCAAGACGACGCTGCTCCGCCTGCTGACTGCGCTCTCGTACCCGACCTCGGGCGCGGTGCGCTACGGCGACCTCGACGTGCACGTGCACCCGCACCGGTACTTGCAGCACGTCGGCGTCGTGCACGACCGGACCGGGTTGCCGGAATACCTCTCGGCAGAGGAACTGCTGGAGTGGGTGCTCCGCGCGCGGGAGCAGTGGGACGGGGCAGGGCCGGAGCGGATCGCCGCGCTCCTCGACGCGGTACGGCTCGACGAGCGGCGGGCGAACCTGATCGGGACGTACTCGAGCGGGATGCGGCGGAAGGCGCAGTGGGCCGCCGCCCTCGTCGCTGCGCCTGCCGTGCTGCTGATGGACGAGCCGTTCCGCGGGCTCGACACGGCGAGTAGCGCGGCGGCGCTCGACCTGCTACGCGGCTTCAAAGCGGCGGGCGGGATCGTCGTCGTCTCCAGCCACCAGCACGACGCGCTCGACGCCCTCGTGGATCGGACACTCGACCTCGGCTAG
- a CDS encoding CTP synthase → MQTKYLFVTGGVTSSLGKGIFSASLGRILEARGLRVTIQKFDPYINVDAGTMNPYEHGEVFVTDDGAETDLDLGHYERFLDVPMSQANNVTTGRVYSGVIEKERAGAYLGKTVQVVPHVIDEIKGWMRKLGATGDYDVVITEVGGTAGDIESLPYLEAIRQFALEEGRANVCLVHLTLVPYLAAAGELKTKPTQHSVKTLQSYGLQPDALVCRTEHPLDDDIRRKIANFCNVEQRAVVQMMDAESIYEVPLLLREQGIDQVVIERLRLAEEAAAHGEPLRELEMDRWVEFLRRLKDPTGKVRVALVGKYVEHQDAYKSISESFIIAGAAHGVQVEVVSVHSEGITAKNVADKLGDVSGVLIAPGFGERGIQGKIEAARFARETGVPFFGICLGMQCAVIEFARTVCGWPEAHSAEFAPDSPHPVIDLMAEQKGITEKGGTMRLGQYDCHLTEGSLAREVYGADEVQERHRHRFEVNNHLRYKLKEHGMCFTGTNPERDLVEIIELPQEGPEGVAHPWFVGVQFHPEYKSTVQNPHPLFVAFVGAAVAHATAAGTLETPRPPTSTRKVRRASAKVLRSGDGEAGTPAPAPKVE, encoded by the coding sequence GTGCAGACCAAGTACCTCTTCGTCACCGGCGGCGTGACCTCCTCCCTCGGCAAGGGCATCTTCTCCGCCTCGCTCGGCCGCATCCTCGAAGCCCGCGGCCTCCGCGTCACGATCCAGAAGTTCGACCCCTACATCAACGTCGACGCGGGGACGATGAACCCGTACGAGCACGGCGAGGTTTTCGTCACCGACGACGGCGCCGAGACCGACCTCGACCTCGGGCACTACGAGCGGTTCCTCGACGTGCCGATGTCGCAGGCCAACAACGTTACGACGGGCCGCGTCTACTCCGGCGTGATCGAGAAGGAGCGCGCCGGGGCATACCTCGGCAAGACCGTGCAGGTCGTCCCCCACGTCATCGACGAGATCAAGGGGTGGATGCGGAAGCTCGGCGCGACGGGCGACTACGACGTCGTCATCACCGAGGTCGGCGGGACGGCGGGCGACATCGAGAGCCTGCCCTACCTCGAAGCCATCCGGCAGTTCGCGCTCGAAGAGGGGCGGGCGAACGTGTGCCTCGTCCATCTCACGCTCGTCCCCTACCTCGCCGCCGCCGGCGAGCTGAAGACGAAGCCGACGCAGCACTCCGTCAAGACGCTCCAGAGCTACGGCCTCCAGCCCGACGCCCTCGTCTGCCGCACCGAGCATCCGCTCGACGACGACATCCGCCGCAAGATCGCCAACTTCTGCAACGTCGAGCAGCGCGCCGTCGTGCAGATGATGGACGCCGAGAGCATCTACGAAGTCCCGCTCCTCCTCCGCGAGCAGGGCATCGACCAGGTCGTGATCGAGCGGCTCCGCCTCGCCGAAGAGGCCGCCGCCCACGGCGAGCCGCTGCGGGAATTGGAGATGGACCGGTGGGTCGAGTTCCTCCGCCGCCTCAAAGACCCGACGGGGAAGGTCCGCGTCGCGCTCGTCGGGAAGTACGTCGAGCACCAGGACGCGTACAAGTCGATTTCGGAGAGCTTCATCATCGCGGGCGCGGCGCACGGTGTGCAGGTCGAGGTCGTCTCCGTCCACTCCGAAGGGATCACGGCGAAGAACGTCGCCGACAAGCTGGGCGATGTGTCGGGCGTGCTCATCGCGCCCGGTTTCGGCGAGCGCGGGATTCAGGGGAAGATCGAGGCGGCGCGGTTCGCCCGCGAAACCGGCGTCCCGTTCTTCGGGATCTGCCTCGGGATGCAATGTGCCGTGATCGAGTTCGCCCGCACCGTCTGCGGCTGGCCCGAGGCCCACTCGGCAGAGTTCGCACCCGACTCGCCGCACCCGGTGATCGACCTGATGGCGGAGCAGAAGGGGATCACGGAGAAGGGCGGGACGATGCGGCTCGGGCAGTACGACTGTCATCTGACCGAGGGCTCGCTCGCACGCGAGGTCTACGGCGCGGACGAGGTACAGGAGCGGCACCGCCACCGCTTCGAGGTCAACAACCACCTCCGCTACAAGCTGAAGGAGCACGGGATGTGCTTCACCGGCACGAACCCCGAGCGCGACCTGGTCGAGATCATCGAGCTGCCGCAGGAGGGGCCGGAGGGTGTGGCGCACCCGTGGTTCGTCGGCGTGCAGTTCCACCCGGAGTACAAGTCCACAGTGCAGAACCCGCACCCCCTCTTCGTGGCGTTCGTCGGCGCGGCCGTGGCGCACGCGACGGCGGCGGGGACGCTGGAGACGCCGCGCCCGCCGACCTCGACCCGCAAGGTCCGCCGCGCCTCCGCCAAAGTCCTCCGCAGCGGCGACGGCGAGGCCGGAACGCCCGCTCCCGCGCCGAAGGTGGAATAG